The Chelonoidis abingdonii isolate Lonesome George chromosome 9, CheloAbing_2.0, whole genome shotgun sequence genome has a segment encoding these proteins:
- the ANKRD34C gene encoding ankyrin repeat domain-containing protein 34C, with the protein MDEVMELRTDGNSLLKAVWLGRLRLARLLLEGGAYISESNKKGETALMVACLTKHVDQQSTSKGRMVKYLLDNRPDPNIQDKSGRTALMHACLKEAGEEVIALLLENGADPSLEDHSEASALVYAVNADDRDVLKHLLKACKAKGKEVIIITMDKSSAGAKATQQYLHVLPSPELEERQGPGVCMTPLESELKASTSGSSGAAKEEPFSRFHSACVSSCQPAKALHEPWSPSRKFCNPKRAHLPQLKRLQSEPWGLIAPSVLASSAHTDEAKKVCTDDEIILDINDLFLSRKVSLPRNSSSKSKDPSLFPLVDDQALKIPPTSVPGSRKPSYEKAQPFPQCIARRSAVPAEPENTNSAGSGSAPFKDTLHRRRLGTAHYDSDSQLYCDSSSILADSGKVPLERKQLNSSHLALFNGSQESLDSAPSTSPGMVRRRPPNLLERRGSGTLLLDHISHTRPRLLPPLNVNPNPPIPDISSNSKPSSPLTGGFKPMLPAAPSSPRRGDWRAKKKLLRRHSMQVEQMKQLSNFEEIVAQ; encoded by the exons ATGGATGAAGTGATGGAGCTGCGGACGGATGGGAATTCCCTGCTAAAGGCGGTGTGGCTAGGCAGACTCCGGCTGGCCAGACTCTTGCTGGAAGGTGGGGCCTACATCAGTGAAAGCAATAAGAAGGGAGAGACTGCTCTCATGGTGGCCTGCCTCACTAAACATGTGGACCAGCA aagtACCAGCAAAGGCCGGATGGTGAAGTACTTGCTGGATAACAGACCTGATCCCAACATCCAGGACAAATCCGGCAGAACAGCCCTGATGCACGCATGCCTCAAAGAAGCCGGGGAAGAGGTCATTGCTCTGCTGCTGGAGAATGGAGCAGACCCGAGCCTAGAAGATCACTCTGAAGCGTCTGCTCTGGTTTATGCTGTCAACGCAGATGACAGGGATGTGCTAAAACATCTCCTGAAAGCCTGCAAAGCTAAGGGGAAGGAGGTGATCATTATAACTATGGACAAATCCTCGGCAGGTGCCAAAGCTACCCAACAATACCTCCACGTCCTGCCATCGCCAGAACTGGAGGAAAGGCAGGGCCCGGGCGTGTGCATGACGCCTTTGGAGAGTGAGCTAAAAGCATCCACTTCAGGGTCTTCAGGGGCTGCGAAGGAAGAGCCCTTCTCCCGCTTCCATTCCGCATGTGTCAGCAGCTGCCAGCCAGCCAAGGCCCTTCACGAGCCCTGGTCTCCTAGCAGGAAATTCTGCAACCCCAAAAGAGCCCATTTGCCGCAGCTGAAGAGGCTGCAGTCAGAACCATGGGGCTTGATTGCACCTTCTGTTCTAGCCTCCTCCGCCCATACAGATGAGGCCAAGAAGGTGTGTACAGATGATGAAATCATCCTGGACATCAATGACTTATTCCTCTCCAGAAAGGTTTCCTTacccaggaacagcagcagtaaGAGCAAAGACCCATCTCTCTTCCCTTTGGTGGATGACCAGGCTCTGAAGATCCCACCAACTTCTGTGCCAGGATCAAGGAAACCATCCTATGAAAAAGCTCAGCCCTTTCCTCAGTGCATAGCCAGGAGGAGCGCGGTCCCTGCTGAGCCGGAGAACACCAACTCTGCCGGCTCGGGCTCCGCACCCTTCAAAGACACCCTGCACCGGAGAAGGCTGGGCACTGCACATTACGATTCGGATTCACAGCTCTACTGCGATTCCAGCTCCATTCTGGCTGATTCGGGGAAGGTGCCTTTGGAGAGAAAACAGCTCAACAGTTCCCATTTGGCTTTGTTCAATGGTTCCCAGGAATCCCTGGACAGTGCTCCCAGCACTTCTCCAGGGATGGTTCGCCGTAGGCCACCCAATTTGCTGGAAAGACGGGGCTCTGGAACTCTCCTGCTCGATCACATTTCTCATACAAGACCAAGGCTTTTGCCTCCTTTGAATGTAAACCCCAACCCACCAATTCCCGACATCAGCTCTAACAGCAAACCGTCTTCCCCGCTCACTGGGGGCTTCAAACCCatgctccctgctgctccaaGCTCACCGAGAAGGGGTGACTGGCGAGCCAAAAAGAAGCTGCTTCGAAGACACTCGATGCAGGTTGAGCAGATGAAACAACTCTCCAATTTTGAGGAAATAGTGGCCCAGTAG
- the TMED3 gene encoding transmembrane emp24 domain-containing protein 3 — GGAELTFELPDSARQCFHEPLQRGLKFTLDFQVITGGHYDVDCYVEDPNGKTLYKEAKKQYDSFSYRAEVAGIYTFCFSNEFSTFSHKTVYFDFQVGDEPPILPDMNHRVTALTQMESACVTIHEALNTVIDSQTHYRLREAQDRIRAEELNNHVSYWSVGETVLVLVVSVSQVMLLKSFFTETRVTTGAVST; from the exons GGGGGCGCCGAGCTCACCTTCGAGCTGCCCGACAGCGCCCGGCAGTGCTTCCACGAGCCGCTGCAGCGCGGCCTCAAGTTCACGCTGGACTTCCAG GTGATTACTGGAGGGCATTACGATGTGGACTGCTACGTGGAAGATCCCAATGGGAAGACCCTTTACAAAGAAGCTAAGAAGCAGTACGACAGCTTTTCCTATCGAGCTGAAGTCGCAGGCATCTACACGTTTTGCTTTAGCAATGAGTTCTCCACTTTTTCACACAAAACTGTCTACTTTGACTTTCAAGTTGGAGACGAGCCCCCAATTCTCCCAGACATGAACCATAGGGTCACCGCCCTGACACAG ATGGAATCTGCTTGTGTCACCATTCACGAAGCTTTAAATACAGTGATTGACTCCCAGACTCATTATCGGCTGCGGGAGGCTCAGGACCGGATCCGGGCTGAAGAGCTGAACAACCATGTCTCCTACTGGTCTGTGGGGGAGACCGTCCTCGTCCTCGTGGTCAGCGTCAGCCAAGTGATGCTGCTCAAGAGCTTCTTTACAGAGACGAGAGTGACCACAGGGGCCGTCAGCACGTAG